attaggagtttattgatataaataaagtgtgaccattcatatttatgtttcagTTCATAATCACTTAATCTCTCTATGAAATAGATTTTTCCGGATATGTACTTATACGCCCATATCACCTGTGATATTCTGATCTTCATTGTCTCTCTTGCTATTGCTGTAACCTCCTGTTCCTGTTGCTGGAGTCCAAAGGTAAACatcatcaaaaaaatcaaacaattaaaaaatcaaataaaataaataaataaacaataataatcataatgctATGTTGGTTCTCTTTCAGCCAACCCCTGTCATGGTCAGTTATGTGGCCACAGATTTGCCTGTCAACCATATCGTACAATTGGGCCAGCCAGACCCCTCTGCAGTGGCTGGGCATGTTAGTTCGGTCATGTACGTGCTGCCAGCAGCACATGGCTCAAACCCACCTGCACCTCTGCCAAATTATGGCCCCGTCCCCAATGCATCTCCACCAATCTACAGTCCGGTACCAACTACACCTCCACCCAACTACGACAAAGTCTCAGATGCACTTCCACTAAACTATGGCCCAGTCCCAAATGCACCTCCATCAGCATATGAGGTAAttatgagcatttttttttttttttttgagtaactGTAGGCCTGCTAAAtcagaaaaaatatatgaaaactctTCCTACACATTGAAACCCTATAAATAATCTTCAAATATATGTGCTTGCTAACCTGTTGTAATTGCTGTACTGCACAGCTCTGATACACAGTGTTCTGTTATTGCAGCATGAAGATTTACAGACCAGAAAATGAACTAGATCTCAGAAACAAAAGgggatatttaatgtttatacaATTTATGGTATTGGATTTTGGCAAAtggaaaaccaaaaaacatatttataaatttgtaaATCAAATGGATAAGAAACATGCTGCAGAATCttgtgttcattgtttattaaaggttgtttttttcctctcccCACAATGTTTGcttcatttaatttgattttacacagtaaaaaaaaataaatggttttCTTAATTTATGTGCATCTTTTCCCAACAATTCAACACAGTAGACACCACAATGGAAATTCCACATGATTGATTCAGTCCAGCATTTGCAGACAAagttaacatttaaaatcttatcaAGCAGTGTTCAGTATGTGTAACAGAGAGTGAGTGACGAGAGACGAGCAGATCCacatgcaaacttttattaaagggacgagacagatacatggtcgaactggcagggtcaaacaacataGCAGACAGGGATATCGTAGGTGAAGCACAATAGGAGTCTGTGAAACAGGCGTAAGTCCAATCGGGAGCGAACAATGTCCGTGAAGGGTGATCCGAGagaatggtcagacaggcgagagaTCCGAAAAACACTGGGAAACGCT
The sequence above is a segment of the Labeo rohita strain BAU-BD-2019 chromosome 7, IGBB_LRoh.1.0, whole genome shotgun sequence genome. Coding sequences within it:
- the LOC127167777 gene encoding protein shisa-5 isoform X2; its protein translation is MYLYAHITCDILIFIVSLAIAVTSCSCCWSPKPTPVMVSYVATDLPVNHIVQLGQPDPSAVAGHVSSVMYVLPAAHGSNPPAPLPNYGPVPNASPPIYSPVPTTPPPNYDKVSDALPLNYGPVPNAPPSAYEHEDLQTRK
- the LOC127167777 gene encoding protein shisa-5 isoform X1, which translates into the protein MLSYVNFAIASLSFRYQFVLVKIFPDMYLYAHITCDILIFIVSLAIAVTSCSCCWSPKPTPVMVSYVATDLPVNHIVQLGQPDPSAVAGHVSSVMYVLPAAHGSNPPAPLPNYGPVPNASPPIYSPVPTTPPPNYDKVSDALPLNYGPVPNAPPSAYEHEDLQTRK